The genome window TTACAGCAGCTGGTTTCTCAACTCTCCTCCATAAACGCTCTATGTTTCTGGCAGCCCTGCTTCCGGGATGTTTGCTTCTCGGCACCCTCCTCTACTTCATATTCCACGCAGGCGATGATCATGATCAGAATTCCACAGGATATGGAAGCTGTAAATCAGAGCTGAAACATTCGTTGGGTCTCTCATCCACTGTTGTCTCCCTTGCATTCAGTGGGCTGATAACTACTCTTATTGGGACCGCTAAAAGTAATTCGGATCAAGCCCTTACCATAAACACGAAAATCTGCATCTTTCAGATGTTCTTCGCCGCCATGTTCGGCCTTCTGTTGATGCTGCTCAGCTCAGTCCCACCGAGCTTCAAGCAGCAAAGCACCAGGGAGTTCCTTACCAAGCTCCTCAAAGCACTCAGCTACTCTCTGCTGGGCTCATTGGCACTCGTAGCCGCTACGGCGGCGTCTGCGTTCCTTGACGTCTTCCTTGTACTGGTTCTCCTGCCGACACCATTTCTTGGAGTCACTCTTTGGTTCTGCATAGAGTGGCACAGCACCCAGAAACAGCCGCACGAACCGCGCACTACTACCAACGTTGGTCAAGATCTCAAGCTCAAACTCATTTCCAAGGTCGGTACTACCACGACATCCATCAGCTTCGGAGGTCTTACGGGCGTCTTCTCAGGATTTATCGGCAGAAAAGGCAGTGAATTGCAGCTCAAGCTCTGCGTGCTGGTGATGTTCTTCGCATTTCTGTCCAGTTTCAGCGTGAAGCTGCTCGCTTTCAGTACTCCAAAGCCAGGAACTCTGATGACAGTTATCAAATCCTTAAGCACTTGCTCTGTCTTGTTGCTCCTATTCTCTGCCATTATCGTCTTCTTCCTCGAGTTCCTGGGTGGCTGAGCACAACGAAAATTACTACTTACTTGCTGCTCGGGGAAATGCTCATGTCACGTTGAAGTCAGTGGGATTCGGTCATATCCTGAGAGATCAGATGGAATGCGAACATTGCATTTGATTACAGTGTaagtttcttttttacttttagaAAAAAAGCTAGAGAATTTGATTACAGCATTAGTTGTTGTCATCACAAAAACACCCCAGCATGGCCCATATGGTTTTAGGGCTTGTCCATAAATAGCATAAGATTGATGCATTGATTGCTCACTGTGTGCCCACATGACTTCCAGAGACTTGTAGGGTTCATAGAGATGTGGTCCATATGTTTGAACTTTGGTTTGGCCAGCTCTATAAAAATTCgattttcataataaaaaaaaattataatcacatatgaaaatgataaataaaatttatttttgcgACATCATTTAGActtcttatgtttcttttatcatGTGATCAGAGCAAAATAATCAATTTTaaaaatagtttcaaattaaggagcttacaaataaaaataaaaattgatacaTTCTAAATCTAATTCTAATTTAAAATGATAAATTCTATCATCTCTCTATTTCCATATTCATCCTttagttcttttattttttttatattattattatattatcgaTCAATGTCTGTAGCCTCCTTTACATCCTAAGCATTATCTTTTATTTGGAGATGGATTTCTAATAGTGTGTGCTCATGTTCTTCCTCTACCAACCTTTCATAATGTCTATTTTGTGTATCACATCAATATCTTTAGGCTTTTCATACTCTTCTCTTGCCACCTCTGTCCTCTCGTGGAAAATCCAAAACTACATGGATTTTCCATCTTTCTACAATATTTACAAACAGATCGGTTCCATAGAATGTGTTCCTGATGAATATATGTATCGATAAAGCATGAGATTGCAAGAATCTAATGGAAAATATGTTAGGTTTCCGATTGCAAGGTGCCTATTACGGTGGTATGTTTCAGAAAAATGGTTACTTCCTAGCAAAACCTGTGGATGACCAGTGCTATCGAGATGGAAAGGCAGAAGTGAAAGCATAAGATGCTAACCTCGAAGTCCGGAAGAAGTCTATCGTTACATATATCCAAGATCGGAGCAGTTCATGTGGAAGATGGACGACAGTTCCCTCAATATATCTGCAGAAAAGCAAGATGATCAGCTGCTGTCCCTGTGACTATCCTGCGAGCTGTAACTAGTGCAATTATTTGCATAGAAGATCTGATTAGGGGAAATGAAACTTGAGCGAGGGAGTCTGACCTgaaagatgatgatgatacaGTGATGGTgcgagcagttcttaccagatctAAGATGAGTTTTGAGTACTGCTTGCAACCACGGCTAAATCCAACAAGCAATACAAATGATTTTGAAGGACAGAAGATGCTCGTCTCAACTTGATGTAATGTATTCTTTCCCTTCTCCAAGCTGTTTAGGTGCATCTGCATTTGGCTGGACTAAGAATTTT of Musa acuminata AAA Group cultivar baxijiao chromosome BXJ2-3, Cavendish_Baxijiao_AAA, whole genome shotgun sequence contains these proteins:
- the LOC135608121 gene encoding uncharacterized protein LOC135608121, with translation MMNPASESRSSPQQHQTTVNSTTEIQSRPIIDDMFQNSWEAAERGYETCSYYESKLKQILQFAFIDIIISLMAVFAVFIAQRDLKGHANELHLLICGYLTTCSLLCGVTLMFFTINLLSRKNHSVQRGQHMTTVFLLVISCALLILTAAGFSTLLHKRSMFLAALLPGCLLLGTLLYFIFHAGDDHDQNSTGYGSCKSELKHSLGLSSTVVSLAFSGLITTLIGTAKSNSDQALTINTKICIFQMFFAAMFGLLLMLLSSVPPSFKQQSTREFLTKLLKALSYSLLGSLALVAATAASAFLDVFLVLVLLPTPFLGVTLWFCIEWHSTQKQPHEPRTTTNVGQDLKLKLISKVGTTTTSISFGGLTGVFSGFIGRKGSELQLKLCVLVMFFAFLSSFSVKLLAFSTPKPGTLMTVIKSLSTCSVLLLLFSAIIVFFLEFLGG
- the LOC103979024 gene encoding uncharacterized protein LOC103979024: MQMHLNSLEKGKNTLHQVETSIFCPSKSFVLLVGFSRGCKQYSKLILDLVRTARTITVSSSSFRYIEGTVVHLPHELLRSWIYVTIDFFRTSRAGQTKVQTYGPHLYEPYKSLEVMWAHSEQSMHQSYAIYGQALKPYGPCWGVFVMTTTNADMTESH